A window of Salvia splendens isolate huo1 chromosome 8, SspV2, whole genome shotgun sequence genomic DNA:
ATGTTGTAATTCTAGAATGGATTTTGAAATTGTTGCTAGTTGCTACACTATGATTttagatttgtatttttttttactttgttgtATTTGCATAATTTCCAACTATTAACTATGCACAAATATGGTGATTTCTCATCTCTTAAATATAATATGACTACATATGAAATATAAtgcaaatccaaatttcaaataagcAAATATGATAGAAACATCAAGCATGTCTAAAATTAAATCACCATTCAAAAGTTTAATATAAACTGATTATATATAAACTTGaaactaattaactaaaataaaatattttaaaaccctaaccctaaaaataACGGGTATTATCGGGTTTAACGGGTATACCCGCGCGGGTAGCGGGTATATCCATACCtgcaaaaatttaaaacaaactaCCCGATCCCGCCCCGTTTCCCTTTGTCGTCGGGTAGCGGGTCGGGTTGAGGGTTTCCCgatacccgctacccgtttcgaTACCCTTAATTAAATGAACGTGGATTTCAACGTGACTTTTTATCCTAcatgttatgaacttaaaaagtgatttaaaatatcataaaacatactccctccgttctatagtaattgatgcgtttcttttcggcacggagattgagaaaattgtgttaggtgagttaagtaaatgaaaaataaagtggaaaatgaaaaatgtagagagatagagagagaataaagtaagagagagtaaagtaggtgtggagaaatgtgttgacttttactaaaaagagaaatgactctattactatggaacgtactaaaatgacaaaatgactctattactatagaacggagggagtatcacgGTTGCCTACGGAAAATAAGATTTTgctgaaaatatcttatttgagtgagtttgagaaataccaaacaaaatgcaGAGTTTGTGATATTGtagaccaattttaaaattcatagaaaataccaaattttagacAAATTTCATGGTTTTAGAAACCAAGATCCCAAAAGTAATCGAGCTACTAATGAGAGATGACAAAACTTCCCGTGGAAGGAGACCAGGGATAcaagtaggagtattatttagagCATCAACAACGGTTGAAATCcgtcgtccgtccgtccgtgccagcggcgcggcaaccgctgctcgccgctgcgctcttgccgctgccgtccgtgccagcgagtagCCTACATGTCAGTctgtgattggccaacggcaatgccgttggcaatttatttttttaaaaaaaattggattttaattaaaaattcgattaaaaaaaatcccacttcccaaaaaattatatccgttttctacccccttttaatttatttttcaattttttcccaaaaatacacattttaatctataaatacactcacttccacaccacactacacaattctcatctaaattctctaatttatatttttacaattctCAATATTTCTTTatccaagcctcctagctcaactggttgagaagAGAGGCAAGGATACCGCCCATCCAGGAGGTCATGAGTTCGAATCATGGATGGcgcaacttgggattaatttcccctgtggGCCTTTGGGCTTGGCAAGCTTGCAGACCCCGACCCGCTTGATGGCGAGTATTTACGGTCCCGACCCCGGCTGCCCCGGACTCGTCGAACAGGGGGCTAGAGAACAAGCCTGAGGAGGGGCTTGCTCACAGGCTGGTGCGCGGCTGCGTGTGTCAGGGCTAGTCTTCGAGCCATGAGGGGCTGTGTGTCAGGGTTAGCTCGCTTGCCGAATGTATCACGAACTccgatgtgtgtgtgtgtgggtgtgtaaaaaaaattctcaatctttctttgactcacaacaaaaaaatgtccgactctggcgatcacccctccggctcccacggttggaaccccgattggttcggttcacaaccattttctagtccggaaacggaatattcgacccctcctcaaacccaaggttcgcaagttccgggtggtggctaccggccttacccaatcgacgaccaagatgcccccgaagggcaatacgggtggacacccgaaccacccgtacctagagcgggagagagcggcccctctcaaactcctcctcttcctactcgtggtgtccgcaccccgtataCTCTAGGGGAAATGGaacaattattcaaagcgtacTTGTCAATCttcgaagatccggaggttggcacgaaccaatccggtgaccattattggtggcgcatctgtcgctggtacaatcaaaaccggccggctggaacaattgagcgcaacgagagtatggtgcgcaatgacatatacagagccaacgaagaaatccaaaagttccaagggtattacctccaggaagagtggtaggcggggagcggccggagcgagcttGACATCATCAATTCtgccttggcgacctaccaatccatgaactacaagccgttcaagtacctcaacatttggcaggagacgcgggcgcatccgaagtataggggaggcgtatcatcctcctctagctcctcctccaaacggtcgagGTTGGTATCCCTATCAGACGCCGGCTCCAAGgatgtggctagccaacttgccggagctaacttgggtagccccgacgccggccgcaaggaaggaagaaggcggcggccaaccgcggTCGCgtcgcgactccatccgcccccgctctctatgtgccacctcaacccccaccaactcgttgtgggggattttggcccaactcaatttggctaataggtcaactatgacccccgagcaacttcgatcgcatgtggcgatgatacgggtctccaaagaacattgggggtagagccggatgaaCAGTCATCCACGggggtaatttttttttttaggtgtttaattatgtaatttttaatttttaggattttaattatgtaaattttattttttagtattttaattatgtaatttttaatttttttgtaatttgtaatattattccgggtatttttaatgcattttaattttgtgaaaatgttttatttaaattgaataatagaatggtaagacccttgagcttgtccttgcggaagaacacGGATGttggtgttgtgctcttgtctaAGAGCAAGAAGTAAAAGTGGGACcggacccacatccatgctcgttggcaagagcacggatgtggatggtCTTAAAATCTAATATCTATGTACAATCAAAATTATACCCACATATTTCATGTTACATGGGACCCATGTTAAAGTGGAAACTTAGAGCATAATTGAGAGTTGCAATCTCAATTTTTAACTGAATTTGTTGTAAAAAGCAACCTATGAGAAATGggcaattttttttgttttattccaATTATACAGATTTTGCCAGTTCACTTCACAATGTTTATTgttgtatattttattaattattttttgtgcCTTTTTCGTCATTTAAGTTTATTTGTCTCACTATTTTTCCTATGAAATAGGGTGGGCTAGAAATGCACAGAATATATGGGTGTGCAGATGatttagtacaactttccaggattctgaattcTAACTTtttttaggtattcttttttccagttttaggattcttacatatttaatgcaatatagtacagtttattattattattattattattattattattattattattattattattattattattattattattattattattattattattattattatcatcatcatcatcatcatcatcatcatcatcatcatcatcatcatcatcatcgtcgtcgtcgtcgtcgtcgtcgtcgtcgtcgtcgtcgtcgtcatcatcatcatcatcatcatcatcatcatcatcatcatcatcatcatcatcgttattatttattacaatattttaaaaataatttaaaagtataaaccatacttaatttcaggataataaataactataattcaaattatcataattataactatattattaatatttatttttatttttattatcataataataataatttattaaataatcaaatataattataattatataataatataataattattaatttataaattagtaattaacaataaaattgtagtgaaattttaaattataaaatttattcaattaaaaattaagtaaatataatgataataataatcttttttattattatatattatgatgtataacccatatttaaactatccatcgtaataataaataaaataaaataattactatcatttgtaattaataatttattaaataatatgtattattattttttataaatacaaaatgataagtatatatttagtttagtgtttaaatcaagtatatactttcaaatcttgatattttccaaacacgggaaagtaaagttattagaaatcatattcccgggattcattttcccagaaatcattttccttgccaactttactttcccgtcaaccaaacatggtCAATAGATATTGTTGTTACTGTACCTATgatctaataattaaaaaaaaactatatttCGAACTCagggcacccgcaatggggcgcccgatggcgtccatcgtcctcgggcgcggacgatgcccacattgtgggtgcccgccatcgtccgctccCTACGTCCGCGctcgatgcatcgtccgcgccctacgtcGCGGGCGATTGCCTATGTTTGGGGAGGCgtgttggccgggtacagaactgtcgaatatcggtcgttcgacgccaacacgccgtgcgccggaagttgggaattgtgtagattagccaacttgaatcgtgtaacttttgtttaatgaatgcaaacttcgccggtttttagttaatcgttgtactttttaatttagtttgcattacatatttgaaaacatttaaattaattaacaaaataatagtataacatatagggcgcgccttagggcgcctcATTGCAGGTGAGGGTatgaggataaaactgatgacgtggcgcgccataaggcgcgccttagggcgctcCATTGCTAATGGCCTAAGTCGACTCCATTAATACGGTAGATATTTAGAATCACATCAATTTCTCCAATGTCTGACATATATTGAGTTTAGTGTATGAACACAAATAGGTGAAATTAAGAATTTTGAAAACAAATAGCTGAAATTTAAGTAGAATGTCCTTCTCTGTAAAGAGTCCATTCATTTCATTAATTGTCACATGAAAATGACCATGATAAAATATTGATTGAAAATGAAACTGATATACTTTTTtcctaaaataatatattttcccTCAAAGTCTCTAACTACCATAATCTTGTCTAGGAAGATTTCTGCAACAAATTATAGATTTTGCGGTCATTATTTGAGAACACATTTATGATTGGCGTGTCGCAATTTCTGCTAAATTTCCGTTGACTCAAGATGTTTGCTTAATCAGGTCTTCCTTTTTAGAATTAATAATTCGAAACTTTTGGCTGTGTTTTAGATTAATAATAAAGATTAATTTATATGTATCTCCAATCTCAAATGCTTTGTTGTTGACAGTAAAGCTCTAACCAAATTTGGTTGAATATATAGTTTCTTCATGAAATGACGGATCCAGATGAAGTCAAGGATCAGTTGGCTCTACCACCGGTCTTAAAAGTGTTGCCAGctcttgattttgatttatttatgttCCGCTATCCATTGGTAGCGAACTAGCGATGGATAGCCGAACCTTTTTACTATATCCGAACCTTATGACCTTTATGAGTTCCATTCCGTATTATTGTAGGATAAAAATAGCTTATAAAAGGTACTTTAAAACGATGATGCGAATAGGCATGTCAAATCGGGTAGTCGCGGATACCCGATCTGAAAATTTTGAGTACCCGATCCCAAATTTCTAAAAATCTAATATCCGGTACCTGATCCCTAAATGATTTAGGGTACCCAGATACCCAACTCGGGTATCCAGTCCCTATTGtggattttattaatattttttaaataaaattaactacaaaattttagaaatacAAACTTGTAGTTTGAATTTGATACGAACTTGAAGTAGATGattttaagataaaaaaaaaaactaatagtACAAATTATTAGAAATAAAACTTAAGAGTGAAGGATTTCAGGAGtacatttgaattttttaaataatataataaatgcataatttattaatttaaaaaaaatgaaaaaatcgGGTAATTTGGGTATACCGGAATACCCAATAATCTTAAAATCCTATACCCGAACCTGATCTTGAAACCCGAAAAATCGGATTTTGGGTATCCAGTTACCCGATATTTTGGGTTCGGATATCGGGTATCCGATTcccgatatccattttgacaggcCTAACAAGAAACGAGACAATTGTTAATTCGACTTACAAGGCATATTTAGTTTATGATATTTACACGAGACAATTGTTAATTCGACTTACAAGGCATATTTAGTTTATGATATTATGTAAATATTAGTTATTAGTATGGTCCAGCTAGGGGGTGGACATTAAACTTTTCCCGAATTGGACTGGATTGaaaaatctttttcttttaaaaataaaatcaatccgaaatattcaaaaaataaaaaatttgaactACGAAAATCCATCTGGATCGAAAAATTGAAATGGAACAAATATATCCAAAACAGTGAAACAAtccaaaaattatttttcatgaacTTACATGCAAATATATATTTAACCCAACCATATAACATATTTGAAAatcataataatataaaaaataaaggtTGTGATATACTAAGAACTAATTCCTAATATAGAATTACAAAACTTTCATTTTAAGataaaaatagtttattttagaaaatcaagatttaaaaatacaaaattcattTTAGATTGTTTAAAGATGTCGCTTTTTAGTTTATTTCAGAAAGGATAActtaaaacaatttaaaaagacaTCCGTATTTTTAAAATCTGAACTTTTTTGAAATGTATaatactctttcatttttagtccgtcccacaagaatatgcacttttcaattttagaatctcttttcactctaatgaggtgaggcttattctccactaataatactttaattacttcttctctctatctctctcttatttcccaattttgcattaacgtgtcgaactcaaagtgcaaattctttagggacggagggagtactaaatatgAACTAAAAAATTGGATTTTGTATTATCAAACAATGACAGTTTTGCATTAGAAATTAGTTCTATTTTGATCACAAttctataaaaattaatactaatttaatctTTATTTTATCTATGAATTTGTATTAATCTTAATATCTCATTATCATCCTATGAAATAATGGAACCCCTACCATAGAGAAATATATTAGTAATTCGCAATCAGGAGGaaggaaatgaatatttttCGAATGAGCTGTGCTCATTTTCCGCATAATAAGATGAGAAGTTATGTAGAAACTTCCTAAGAAACTGTGTGCATAAAGGGCCCCATTTCTTAATCATTTCCCTGAAATCGAATATTATTATAACCTTATTTTTTTCACGTACACCAGAAGGGACACTGAGGGAATTGCTTAATGATACAAATTACGATTAGTGTACAATTTTATGAGTACATTTTTTACCAATATCATACGTGTGTTGCCTAATCTacaaatattagtagtattacttTTATTAGAGGTTTTTTAAAGTTTATATAATGTCGTCATTTGTGTGATAAAACTTTTGGATGATTCATATGTAAATGTTGGACTAAAATAACGCAATCTAAATATCTAATGCAGAGCAGacagtaatggatcatcttggatgagacaaactaaaaagaaaagtgagtcatctttaatgggacggaggaagtacaatTTTTACTGCAATAGTATCGTAATTACTCTGTAAAAAGCCAATTGTTAcgtcaaaataaaatatttaccatttgaatttattaataattaataacagTATTTACAATGGAGTATATTATACGCATCTGTATTAACAAGTTGCATTTAGCTAACAACCAATTCACAAGTACTGCATGCATCGCTAACTTAATTCATTTCATAATTAATACTAGGCTTTAAGCATCCTTCCATCCACATTTAAAGGGACGTCTGGCTTTAGTTGATATATTAGTGTttcattattgaaattatttagttATGTTTGGATTATgactaaaatacaaaaaattatactccgCACCGCccacaaaaggaaaaaaaaaacccaaaatttAACATTTTACAGAGTTGTTCCCAAACAGACCCCCACTAGGCACTAGCCGTAAATTAACCATCCGCTTCCTCCCTCATACCGCGTACATATCTTCAAATCCTCTTCCCCTATATATAGTAAACCCCATCCAATTTCACAATCCAATCACAACctgcaattttttaaaaaattaaacagtttctctctctagaattccATCACTCTCATATAACACATATACATAACATGAAGCAAAAAGCATCAAAAATGTCGAAACGCACCTCACTCTTCACTCACAGAGCGTGGGAGCTCCTCCGCGCGCTGCTGTGCACCAGAAGAGGCGAATTGTGCAGAAACAGAGCCGCGATCACGCGCAGCGCGTTCCACAAGTTATTCAAAAAAATCGGGGCCTACGCCGCCAGAGATTCGCGCACGGCGCTTCTCTACGGCGATCACGAGATCTCGTTCCAGAGGACGCCGGTGGTGCACGTGAGGATGCACCGCGCGCCGGCTGCTCTGCGGCTCAAGCTGCCGCACATTCCGTGCGTCACGCCGCAGGTGGATCACGATTGGGAGGATGAGGACGATGAGGTGTGGTGCGATCCTGTGCGTCGCAATTGTTTGTTGAAGGAGGAGGAGATGAGTGATGAAAGTGATGAGGGGATTGATGAGAGGGCGGAGGAGTTCATCACTAAGTTCTATGAGGAAATGAAGCAGCAGAGACAGATTTCATATGTATGAGTGATGCGGCGgtattggaattggaattggaattgcaTTAGACTCTGGTTTAAGCGCTTCTGGTGATTTCTGTTTTAAAATTTAGGATATggagtgtatatatataaaaggaaTAAGAAATGCGTTTGTGTTATAACTGCATATGGATAACTCCCTAGCAGATTCATtccttcaaaatttcaaatgcTTTAACATTTCGCCTAGCAAGATGCTTGACTACCCATCTCTATGAAAAAAGCACTCAACAGTTCACAATGGCTGCACTTTTCAAGTATTCGCCTTACACAGTTagacttcaattttttattttattacaagTAGAAATTCAATAGTACTATTTTAAATGGACAATTTGACTAGATATTCtttaaattttgttaaattctGATTTTGGAGTcttgctttttttttatttgccttataaaattactccatccgtcctctaaaaaatagaaactactCTATTTCCTTTTAGATCCatcaataaaaatagaaacattttatgtaaaaaaacttctttctctctaatgactaactcatttttatttctatctctatcttactttcttaattttatattaaaactcgcCCTGTTTCAAAAGTCCCTATTTTTAGGAGATAGAaaagaaatattattttttttccacccaaactAAGGTTGTGCTTTGATTTTGCAACCAAATAGGAGTGAGATTCTGGGGATAACATAGAGCGATCATTTATTTATATGACATTAATGCGTCAACCAAGACAAGCATAGCGTTTTGTGCAGTGAAACAAAAtcttactccctctatcccctATATGTGTTCTATTTTGACTCGATACCAGTTTTAAGATTTGTAGAATAAACTCGATTTAAAAAGTTAGTTAGACGATTAATATAGGATAgatcaaaatgaaaaacttaGACACTTAATGGGACACGGAGggtattatactccctccgtcacataAAAATTGACACTTTTAGGATGTTATTAAATTTAAtccacaattgataaagtagtaagtaattgaaataaaaaattattggaGTATTATTAGTGTAGAATATGgatcacctcattagagagagaaaaatcaccaaaaatagATACTCCCCCTGTCCCACGTTAATTGATGCATTtattttcggcacgagatttaagaaagttgttgtttaataaattaaataaagtaaaataaagtataagagaataaagtaaaagaaaagatagatggtaaagtaaaagaaagagtgattttttatttatttattttttgttcatacgtaggagttcgagatacattcggCAAGCGAACTAGCCCGCCACATCCCCTCGTGGCTCGAATACTTTAGCTTCCCTCCGACGGGTTCGGGCGTGAACTAGCTATACTTTAGCTTCCCTCCGACGGGTTCGGGCGTGAACTAGCCAATGTTGGCTCGTAGACAGCACTCCCTCCGACGAGTTCAGCCCCGGTAGACTACGTTCCACCCTCAGACGAGTCCAGGCTCGAaagcttgccaagccccaaggaAACAACCTTGAACAGGCTgacagggaaattaatcccaaagtcGTGCCATCCAGgagtcgaactcaagacctccaggATGATGCCATATTCTTGCCACCcttctcaaccacttgagctagggggcttggatAGTGATTAcaactcaagtaacttggaacGGAGAGATTATTGACTATTTTTGTGGAACATACCAAATTGGGAAGAGTGCCGTGCCATATCCTTGCCACCcttctcaaccacttgagctagggggcttggatagtgattaaatgttttgtttttagccataAAGAGAAATTACTCAAGTAACTTGTGACAATCCAAAATAGAATAcaactcaagtaacttggaacGGAGAGATTATTGACTATTTTTGTGGAACATACCAAATTGGGAAGAGTGTATATTAATAATCAAAATCTTGATTGGTGACAAAATCAGGATATATCAATAGTTTGATAATTCATAGTATTAGCAAAATTATGTAAATAAACAAAATCGAATAATTGCAACGGTGTAAACATGGTCCAAAAGGttcaaaaaaatcaattatattGCTAcagtattttaaaaaatcaatcctTTTCTTGAAACAAATGAACAGATGAGATAGATAATAGACCACCATGCAATGGTGGGCGTAAAATAGCACAACTAGGCCCTGCAGAAGCAACATTTTCGCTTTTGAGAGACATTAGTACTACTTTATAGAGAGCAG
This region includes:
- the LOC121745655 gene encoding uncharacterized protein LOC121745655, which produces MSKRTSLFTHRAWELLRALLCTRRGELCRNRAAITRSAFHKLFKKIGAYAARDSRTALLYGDHEISFQRTPVVHVRMHRAPAALRLKLPHIPCVTPQVDHDWEDEDDEVWCDPVRRNCLLKEEEMSDESDEGIDERAEEFITKFYEEMKQQRQISYV